In one Pseudomonas sp. 31-12 genomic region, the following are encoded:
- a CDS encoding extracellular solute-binding protein: MMFRNTLRRGLTFTLLGLALATPLTQAADPVSLTLYNGQHKEVGDAVAKAFEAKTGIHVNVRKGSSNQLASQVVEEGDRSPADVIYTEESPPLNKLGEQGLLAQTDAATLAVLPKDYVAGNGTWIGITARVRVVAFNPKLIDEKDLPKSVMEFSDPKWQGKVGFVPTSGAFQEQAVAIIKVHGMDAAEEWLTGLRAFGKTYSNNMVALKAVENGEVATVLVNNYYWFALQREKGQLDSKLHYFTGGDVGGLITVSSAAVLKSSKHPKEAQQFLAYMASEEGQRVITQTTAEYPLHKGMESDRGLKPFSELQAPKVTPADLGNAEEALDLERDVGLN, encoded by the coding sequence ATGATGTTTCGAAATACCCTGCGCCGAGGCCTGACCTTCACCCTGCTCGGCCTGGCACTCGCCACTCCCCTCACCCAGGCTGCTGATCCAGTTTCCCTGACCCTCTACAACGGCCAACACAAGGAAGTCGGCGACGCCGTCGCCAAAGCCTTCGAAGCCAAGACCGGCATTCACGTCAATGTGCGCAAAGGCAGCAGCAACCAGCTCGCCAGCCAGGTCGTCGAAGAAGGCGATCGCTCCCCTGCCGATGTGATCTACACCGAAGAATCGCCACCTCTCAACAAACTCGGCGAACAAGGCCTGCTGGCCCAGACCGACGCCGCCACCCTCGCCGTCCTGCCGAAAGACTACGTTGCCGGCAATGGCACCTGGATCGGCATCACCGCCCGGGTTCGCGTGGTCGCGTTCAACCCGAAACTGATCGATGAAAAAGATCTGCCGAAATCGGTGATGGAATTCTCCGACCCGAAATGGCAAGGAAAGGTCGGCTTTGTGCCTACCAGCGGCGCGTTCCAGGAACAGGCCGTGGCAATCATCAAAGTGCATGGCATGGACGCGGCTGAAGAATGGCTGACTGGCCTGCGCGCATTCGGCAAGACTTACAGCAACAACATGGTTGCGCTGAAAGCAGTGGAAAATGGCGAAGTCGCCACTGTCTTGGTGAACAACTACTACTGGTTCGCCTTGCAGCGGGAAAAAGGCCAGCTCGATTCGAAACTGCATTACTTCACCGGCGGCGACGTCGGCGGGCTGATCACTGTTTCCAGCGCCGCCGTGCTGAAATCCAGCAAACATCCAAAAGAAGCCCAGCAATTCCTCGCTTACATGGCCAGCGAAGAAGGCCAGCGCGTGATCACTCAGACCACCGCCGAATACCCGCTGCACAAAGGCATGGAATCGGATCGCGGCCTCAAGCCGTTCAGCGAACTGCAAGCGCCGAAAGTCACCCCGGCCGACCTCGGCAATGCCGAAGAAGCCCTGGACCTGGAACGTGACGTTGGCTTGAACTGA